The stretch of DNA TTGTCCACCACGATCTTGTAGCCGTTCATGGCCCGCCCGATATCGCGAGCCGCGGCCAGCACGTGCTGCAGATCGGCGGATCCGTCTTCCCCCATCGGCGTGCCGACCGCGAGGAACACGACGTCCGCGCGCCTCACGGCATCCGGGAGCGACGTCGAGAACGCCAGCCGCCGTTCGGCGTAGTTCTTCCGAACCAGCTCTTCGAGACCCGGCTCGTAGATCGGAATCTTTCCCCGCTTGAGCAGACGAATCTTCGCGGCATCCTTGTCGACGCAGACGACGTCGTTTCCGGTTTCCGCGAAACATGCGCCGACGACCAACCCGACGTACCCCGTGCCGATGACCGCTATCTTCATGCAGCGACGCCCTCCGCGTCGAAAAACTCCTCACCGTAGCATGCGTCAAAAAATCCTGTCAATCGATTGAACGGCAAGGAGTTGCAGTGTGCAGCGATGGGCATCGGTGCTGCGTGATAGCATCCGCGGAGCCTGCCGTGCGCATCCTCGTCGACTACCGACCCGCGCTCCGGGAGCGGACCGGCGTCGGCGAATACATCCATCAGGTGGCGACCGCGCTCGTCGCAACGGCTCCGGCCGGCGAAGAGCTCGTGCTCTTCTCGTCCTCGTGGAAGGATCGCGTGCCGCCGGATGCGCTTCCCGGCGCACGCATCATCGATCGGCGGGTGCCGGTTCGTGTCCTCAATACCCTCTGGCATCGCGCCGAATGGCCGCCCGTCGAATGGCTCGGCGCCTCGGCGATCGACGTGTGCCAGTCGGCCCACCCGCTGCTGATGCCGGCCAAACGCGCGGCGCAGGCCGTGATGGTGCACGATCTGGACTTCCTCGACCACCCGGAGCGCACGCGCGCGGAGATCCGCCGCGACTACCCCGCGCTCGCGCGTCGGCACGCCCATCGCGCCGACAGGGTCGTCGTCGTCTCCGAGCACACCGCCGGCGAGGTGGAGCGCCGGCTCGGCGTGCCGCGATCGCACATCACCGTGTGCCAACCCGGTACTCCCGGGTGGCGACGACGCGATCGGGAGCCGGCAGAGGGCGGGTACATCCTCTTCCTCGGCACGCTCGAGCCGCGAAAGAACGTCCGCGTCCTGCTCGACGCGTACGAACGCCTGCTGGCGCGATGGCCTGCGGCACCACCTCTCGTGCTGGCGGGACGGGCTCGACCCGACGCCGCGCCGCTCGTCGCGCGGGCGACGGCCGGTCCGCTGGCCGGCCACGTCGAGCTGCCGGGGTACGTGCAGCCGGACAGGCGCCTGGCGCTCTATGCCGGCGCTCTCGTCTTCGTCCTTCCCTCGCATACGGAAGGGTTCGGGCTCCCGGCGGCCGAGGCGATGATGGCAGGCGTGCCGGTCATCGCGGCCGATCGAGGCGCGCTCCGCGAGTCGGTCGGCTCGGCAGGCTGGCTCGTGGATCCGGACGACCCGGACGCGCTCGCGCACGCGCTCCACACGGTGCTGACCGACGCGAGCCGGCGACGTGTCATGAGCGATGACGGACGCCGGCATGCCGAGCAATTCACGTGGGAGCGCACCGCCCGTCATCTTCGCGAGGCGTGGCAGCTCGCCCTCGAGCACCGGCGACGGCGTGGCTGAGCGCCGGCTGCACCTCGCCGTGGATGGACGCGAGCTCGTCGGCTATCCGACGGGAGTCGGACGGTATCTCTGGAACGTCCTGCATCAGTGGACGGTGGCGGCGCCGATCCGCCACCGCATCAGCGTCATCCTGCCGCGGGAACCCGGAGACGCCCCGCGGCGCGAACTGCCAACGGTGGATTGGCACGTCGCGGCCGGAACGGGGGGCACGCTCTGGGAGCAGACCAGCCTCCGGCGAGTCCTGAAGCGCATCGACGCGGACGT from Acidobacteriota bacterium encodes:
- a CDS encoding glycosyltransferase family 4 protein, which produces MRILVDYRPALRERTGVGEYIHQVATALVATAPAGEELVLFSSSWKDRVPPDALPGARIIDRRVPVRVLNTLWHRAEWPPVEWLGASAIDVCQSAHPLLMPAKRAAQAVMVHDLDFLDHPERTRAEIRRDYPALARRHAHRADRVVVVSEHTAGEVERRLGVPRSHITVCQPGTPGWRRRDREPAEGGYILFLGTLEPRKNVRVLLDAYERLLARWPAAPPLVLAGRARPDAAPLVARATAGPLAGHVELPGYVQPDRRLALYAGALVFVLPSHTEGFGLPAAEAMMAGVPVIAADRGALRESVGSAGWLVDPDDPDALAHALHTVLTDASRRRVMSDDGRRHAEQFTWERTARHLREAWQLALEHRRRRG